CTCTCTACTGATAATTTCTGCTGCACTTCCAGTACCTTCAGTCTGTTTGCTTGAGCTTCTTTGAGGACTCTAACATCTGCGTCTTCTATAGACGAAGACATAGACTGCACCTTTGCTTCATATGCTTCCCTCTTTGCTACTTTATGACCAAGTGGTCTAGGTTTGTCAGAGATATCAATAGGGTCCacttcttccctttcctcttcAGTTCCCTATTCTGTTGTCTTCCTTTTGCGTGCATTTATAAGGCTATCATTGTTGGTTTGCCATTTGGGCTCATTCTGATAGCATACCAAACATTCATCAACACAAAATGTCCTAGCTTGAGATCTTTGTTTTCGTCCTCGTAAAACTTGTGGGCTTGATCAATCCACATCTGATCATTCCACCAGCTTGTATTCAATCTACGAGCTTTCAGCCAGGCACAATGAAATAGTTCCATCCACTTGTTAATCTTGTGCCATCTATCTTTTACTTGCTTCATGTTCCTCTGCCTATGACTCGGCGTTGTGACGTTGTATGTCCTAGCAACATCACCCCAATACTGCTCATTCCTTTTTTGATTACCGCTAATAGAGTCCACCGAGTTCTTCAACCAAGCATTCATCTACCATTAACGACATACATATCAATTATCTAAGTGACCATCTTGActaaatatgaaactagtgAACAAAGTAACTTACTAGTCTTAAATCTTCTTCTTGCGTCCAGAGAATACGCTTATCGGTCCTAccaattactccctccgtccaaaaaAAACATGTCACCCTAGAAAATTTCAGACAGATTAGTGAGGGAATATAATGACCATGCAGCCCCTACCTGTACAAGCAGGTCCCACGCACCATAATCACCGTAATCAATCAATTACGGATATCTGCATGGCTGCATGCAGGAGGTTAGTTGCCGCCATCACAAAACTTTTGGCGCCCTACACTGCGCGCTTTTATTTAGCGCCATGCCGTGTCTATTGCCGCGCGTCGGTATTTAAAAAGAGCCACGCACAAATGAAAGTTACTAGTATTATTCTCACAAGCgctaaaattaatttttttatccaAAATTTCATCCGGCGCCAGAACCTCCACGCACGACCTATAAATTTAGTCAATCTGGCATGTTGTCATTTCGCTTAACATCCTGTCACCCACATCGGCATGGATCTCAACATTCCTGCAGGTGTCCCAGATCTTAATCAAGCCATTGCAGAGGAGAAAGAAGATGGCCCAGATGACGTCCATGATGGTGGACATGATAGGGTTGTGCATCCTTTGGACTTGAACTTTGTTGctgccgaggaagaagaagaatttaTCCCAGGTAAAATTCTCATCGCATGTACTAGTACTACTCCTAAATTGCACTTGGTTTTTGTTAATGTCGAATCTTACCCATACACAGAATAATTGATTTATTCATTAGAGATAGAATAAATCTGACCGGCCTATTACATGTTGTAGCTCACGTCCATCCAGGAAGCAATGAGTACATAATTTTTTATGATGATGACCGTCATCTACCAGCACATCAAGGTAATTAATCAACAAAAAACTGCTTAGAGCAAGTattcactgcgttcggcaggctgctCCAGCTCCAgaccaacagtattttcctctcacaccactccagccaccagctccagctccagccagcccaacagtatttttctctcacaccattccagctccagcctccagctccagcctgccgaacgcagtgattATAGCAGGCTGTAAGCATGCTGAATgatgaggtggaggagagaggagaggagagagaggggaagtgGGCTGTTAGCTTACAGGGGGCTTCGACACAAGAACCAAGAAACCTTGTGAGAGAGACAGGTGGACTATGATTAATGATGAAAGACTAAACCACTATACGAGTAGGCTGAGAGGTAGGCTACAAGAATCCTTACAGCCAGCAGTTGGCTAAATTATTAACCTTGCTCTTAGTTTCCCAGGAAACAGTTTTCAACCATTGAACTGAATTAATCTGTGGTTGCAGAATCTGTTTATGGGTTCCAAGATCTGGAGGATGATATCCACAATTATGGTGTGTATTCTATAGAAATTGATATAGAATTTGATCAAGAGGAATTGCCAGACTCAAAGGAAGAAATCCATGGGCATGCAGATAAGAGAACTAGGACCAAAGATTTAAAAGATAGAGATAGGCAAGACATATACGAAGCTTTACTTGAGGTAAGCAACtgtggaatttttttttaaaaaaacagcaCAACTGTGATTGCTTATAGGTTCAATGTCAGTAGGCGTACAATTCAACGTGTATGGCAAAGGGCCATGGTATGTCGTGCAAACGGAGTGCCTGTTGATGTTAGGTCAAAGAAAGCAAAGAACTCTTGTAGGAAAAGGATTAGTGTGGAACTGTCAGATGTTGCTAGAATTCCATTGCATAGGAGGACCACTATTAGGTCCTTAGCAGATGCCCTAGGTATTAACAAAAGTAGATTGCATAGATGGTTTAAAGAAGGGGAGCTAAGACGGCACTCCAGCTCGCTAAAAGCCTTATTTGAAGGAAGCAAACAAGATTGAAAGGTTGAGGTGGTGTGTCTCTATGTTAGATCAGCATACTTGCCAAATGATCCAAAATTCATTGATATGATATATATTATCCATTCAGATGAGAAGTGGTTCAATGCTTCAAAGAAGAGGGAGACATATTACTTGTTACCTGATGAAGAAGACCCACATAGGACAGTGCAAAATAAGAATTCAATTGCAAAGGTTATGGTGTATTCAGGAGTTGGTATGCCTAGGTTTGATGCAGCTGGTAATTGTACTTTTGATGGCAAGCTCGGCGTTTGGCCTTTTGTAAGAAAGCTCTTCATCATTATAAGGATTAATTCCCTAATCGTCTGTCTCAGCATCGGCAATCGAGATCGCAGTGATTGACTTATTTGTAGTTGTCGTAGCCTGCTGATTGTTCTCCTTCTCGGCCACAATTGTGGTTGATGCTTCACTGTCTTCCCCCAACACAACCTGACGGTAATCTTGGACCAGGTTACTGGAGATAACAACCACACAGTTTAGAATAACACAAAACACACATCACAAAAATCAATTAGGAGTAAATAAAATGTCTATACGAAACTTACCCCAAAGAACGTTGGGGGACATCAACCTGAAGCTGTCCAATCTGTTCATCGTCAGCAATTTTCTGCACCTCTGTCTCCAGAACAACCTCGTCGTCGCCGACGTGCACATTGGATAGGTACCACCATCTTCTTCATCCAAATCAGGGATGAATTCGAACTCATCACTGACTCCATCTTGCGTATCTGCGACGAAATCCTTGCCTTCAACTGCGATACGCTTGTAGACCCGATCCCACCAAGTTCCTCGACGACGCCGATCCCAGCCGTGGCTGCGGATGCCACTGCGTTGAACTCCAACCCTCGGCCTCCATGTCCTGCGGTGGACACCACCCATCTTTGGGTCTTGCGTGGGCAGTGTGGGGGCTCGGGACGGCGCACTGGGGCTCAATGGTGCCACGGACGGAGTGGCGCCCACGCAGGGCTGCGGCGCACATGCGGCGGTAGCAGCGGTGCTGGGGCGCGCACGCAGTGGCAGTGATTTCGGCGACGGGGACGCAGGGGGCACGCAAGCGGCAGCGCTAGCGGCGGAGGTGCGCGCCGACGGCCGGAAGGGGAGGATGGGAAACGAATTGATAATGGTAGTTGGAAGGGAGAGGGTGGGGGACGGAAATCATGGGGCTCCGTAGATGGATTTTGCATCGTTTGTGGATCCATACCATTGTCCAAAAGGTGGGGTGacatgttttttgtttttttgggacAAAATTCGAATGCTAGGGTGACATATTTTTTGGGGCAGAGGGAGTAGATCATTATCCATATTGTGATTACCTTGTGCTGGTGGAGTGGCTGATTCTTCAATTGGTGGCATGAAGGGGGCAGAGTGAGAGCTTCTCCCAACAAAGTGAGAATTTTCATTTTGGTCTTCAAACATTTGCATGAAGCCACCTGGTGGAACTGGATTATTATCCCTACATCAGAGAGCAAATAATCACTAGACTGAAAATTCAGTTCAGACAGAATTCAGTTCAGAAATATAATCACTAGACAAATTCAGTTTAGAAAAAAGATCAGTACACTGAACTTGATCACTAGACTGAAAATTACCTGAACAACTGAACCTGAAACTTAACTGAAGCTAAAGTTAACTTAAACTGAACTGAAAACTGAAAGAAAGTGAAACCTAAACCTTTTCTGATCAcaggtttatttttcttgaaTACATATTAGTGGTTCTCATCACCAATATATATGTAGCAAGGATTCAGACTTGACATTCAAATCGGATGTCAAATTATCAATGAAATGCAGTTTTCAAGACCATTGACTGGACTAGAAGACCGATATTTAGTTTCACGGCCTGTAATGTTAACTGATTTTTACAGGGTGCTAAGATAGTTCTCAACACTGTAATGTTAACTGATATTTACAGGGTGCAAAGATAGTTCTCAACACCATTTAGTTTGCAGCATGGGAAGGGAAACTAAAAAAAACAGCATGATCATTCTGGTCCAAGAATTAGGGTGCAACATCACCAGACCAGAAAACAGAAATAATTTTCCAGCAATATGTATACATAAAAGACTGGAAAAGTTGAAATACTAAAAGATCACCTGAACCAAACACGTGAAGTGCATGAACAGCTAGCCTGAAATTTATGGTGAGCATCCAATTTCATGAATCTAGCTTACTAAAACAAACAGTAAATTCAAACAAGAAATTTCTGTGTATTCTAACCGCACCAGCTAtctactgcaaaaaaaaaaaattacttgAGTTCTCTATTACACATCTATTAGAGCATACAAACATCCATTGCAGTTCATGCTGCAACCAAAGTTCCCACAAGATTGTGTTCAGAAAACATACCATTATGTGGGATTGACATGAATCCATGGTTGAGACTGTGATTGATGTCGGGCCATGGTCGACGATGTCAGGTTGGGGCTAACGGAGAAGCTCATGCCGCCATTGGACCTTGGGGTGGCCGGGAATATACCGCCGCCGATCgatcttggggggggggggggggggggggcgccaaAGGTTGGGTTACCAGCGAGGCTTCGGCCGGTGAAGTTTTCCTCTACGGGCGTGCCCATGGGGATTTCGCGCCATCATTGGCGCCTTGGCCGCCAAAACCAACCTGGGGAGCACCGGATCGCCCGCCCCGTCGCCGAGTTGCCGCCGCGCCGTACAACGGGTGACAAGGCGTCGATTTGAGCTCGGGCCATGAGCTTGCGCTGGCGTCTGGCAAGGCGACGGCAACGCCCGTTTTTTGAGTTAATGACCTCTCTAATCGGAAAAAACCAGATAAAGACGACACAGTAATGGccgttgtacatgccctaaaAGGAGGAGAAAGCAATCTGTACACATCAAGACAGACTGAAGATTTCTACTGATCTCCTCGTTATCTCGGAGTAGGTGCCCGAGCAGAGCGCCATGGAGCTGAAGAAGCAGGACCAAGTGCCGCCGGCGATGAGCCACCACCCCAGCATCATCGCCACGCCGCACTTGTTCCATGCTCTGGCCATGGGTACAAAACAGAGGAGAGCAGACTGGGGATGATGATATGCTTCTGCAGAGCAAAGATCTTCACAGATTATATATTGTTAATTTCCCTtctaaatatataatttttctatGTATTAAGATATGGTGtatatttaggtgcataacaaaTCCTATGAAGTGAACTCGTGTAGATGTAGAGACAATACACGAAAATAAATCTATCTAGACGTCTGGCTACTGCAAGCAAATTGAGCACCACTAACCCCAAGGACATAGACATGAATTTTATATTTCTGGCGTCTGGAGGCGTCTGGGAGCAAATGCTTCTTAATTTGCGCGAACACCTCGATCTGGATGTTCAAGTCTATTAGGTTTGAAAGAACAAAAAAGCAAACAGCTGGCATCACCTGTCACATGCATTGTGGCTATACATGCATCTATTCAAACAAAGCTTTTGGATCTAGGTGTAGATCATAGATTAGGTGAGCTTGTCAACAATTGATCAACgagtctgcagcagcaccaataCCATAATGAAGATTCCCCGCTAGATTCTGAATGAAAATTGTCATAATCTAGTGAGAGAGACCAACTACATCCACATACCGCACATCATGTCACATGGGTCTAAAGATATGAGAGCTTAATAAGGGAAACGACAAAATTAGGAATCTAAAACGGAAAGTAACGCAATTAGAGGTGCAAATGGGTTAGGTACCCATTGCCCTTCTTtagtcaaaaaaaaattatactactTTTTCAAAATGAGCTCCCACTTTGAAAAACTAGTATAAACTTTTGAATTAAAGAGGGGTGGTGG
The genomic region above belongs to Panicum virgatum strain AP13 chromosome 8N, P.virgatum_v5, whole genome shotgun sequence and contains:
- the LOC120685340 gene encoding uncharacterized protein LOC120685340, which gives rise to MGGVHRRTWRPRVGVQRSGIRSHGWDRRRRGTWWDRVYKRIAVEGKDFVADTQDGVSDEFEFIPDLDEEDGGTYPMCTSATTRLFWRQRCRKLLTMNRLDSFRLMSPNVLWVTWSKITVRLCWGKTVKHQPQLWPRRRTISRLRQLQISQSLRSRLPMLRQTIRELILIMMKSFLTKGQTPSLPSKVQLPAASNLGIPTPEYTITFAIEFLFCTVLCGSSSSGNK